The sequence CCCACGCGGGGTGAACGTAGAAAGCCCGGATGCGGGCGGCCTCCTTCGCGGGATCGAGGAGGTCGTCCGGAGCGTTCCCCTTCCAGCGATCTCCGCCGAAGAGCTTCCTCCGCCGGCTCCATCCTCCGGCGCCGGCCAGCCGCCCTTCGGCTTCCGCCGCGAAGTACGTTCCGTCGTCGATCAGCGCCGTGTCCACCCCGAAGATCTGGGAGATCGCGGCTTCGATCTGCTCCTCCGAATACCGGTCCGCCGAGAGCGCGCGCACGGAGAGAGGGATCAGCTCCCGCAGCGGAGCCACGTCGGACCGCACCGCGCGTCGCAGCGTGAACATGGGGAAATTCTAGCCGCGCGCCGGCTGCCGTCACGCCTCGTCGCGGAACGCGTTCGACGACTCTCGGCTCCGCATTCTTCCTGATAAAGTCCTTCCATCCGACCCACCTCTTCCAGGCTCGGGATCTTCGACGCGACGATGCTCGTGATGGGCGGCATCGTCGGCTCGGGCATTTTCATCAACCCCTACGTCGTCGCCCGGCAGGTCGGGACCCCGGTCCTGATC is a genomic window of Thermoanaerobaculia bacterium containing:
- a CDS encoding GNAT family N-acetyltransferase, with the translated sequence MFTLRRAVRSDVAPLRELIPLSVRALSADRYSEEQIEAAISQIFGVDTALIDDGTYFAAEAEGRLAGAGGWSRRRKLFGGDRWKGNAPDDLLDPAKEAARIRAFYVHPAW